One stretch of Carassius carassius chromosome 18, fCarCar2.1, whole genome shotgun sequence DNA includes these proteins:
- the LOC132092592 gene encoding ectonucleotide pyrophosphatase/phosphodiesterase family member 5-like: MSLCIFFCRAKYRPRRPSYIMPDLLVIKSFLSCLLVLLQTSSSQQDEQSQLLLVSFDGFRWDYVNRVPTPNFRALIDEGVQVEQVENTYITKTYPNHYTLVTGLHAETHGIVANEMYDPIHNRSFSMEGPEVYDAWWWEEAVPLWVTNQKAGQKSGAAMWPGSDVAIGGTFPTHYLRYNASMQFETRVNKLIDWFSGPEAINFGVLYWEEPDESGHNLGPESPLMDVVIADIDEKLGFLREKLKTAGLYDKVNLIVTSDHGMAQLSHDKIIELDTYVSRDLYTWIDKSPVVGILPKEGKLEEVYSLLKNANPNMVVYKKEEIPDHYHYRHNVRIMPLIIEAKEGWTVMQNRNASFMLGNHGYNNSLPSMHPVFVARGPAFRRDYTKASMRSVDLYPLMCSILGLKPLPNNGSLSSVQDVLVETSTPKPVVPPVPREPSYAWAVGSILGATLVIGFLFIYVQQVTQRQLLPLHLSNSEITQPLL, encoded by the exons ACCATCTTACATCATGCCAGACCTCTTAGTGATTAAGAGCTTCCTGAGTTGCTTATTGGTACTGCTTCAGACATCAAGCTCACAGCAGGACGAGCAAAGCCAGCTGCTACTGGTGTCCTTTGATGGCTTCCGCTGGGACTATGTGAATCGAGTACCCACACCCAATTTCCGTGCCCTGATAGATGAAGGTGTGCAGGTGGAACAAGTGGAAAACACCTACATCACCAAGACCTACCCGAACCACTATACCTTAGTGACAGGATTACACGCCGAAACCCACGGCATTGTTGCTAACGAAATGTATGACCCCATTCACAACCGCTCCTTTTCTATGGAGGGACCTGAGGTGTACGATGCATGGTGGTGGGAGGAGGCTGTGCCATTGTGGGTCACCAATCAGAAGGCTGGGCAGAAGAGCGGAGCTGCCATGTGGCCTGGATCAGACGTAGCAATTGGTGGAACGTTCCCAACACATTACTTGAGATATAATGCGTCAATGCAATTTGAGACCAGAGTCAACAAACTCATTGACTGGTTCTCAGGGCCGGAGGCCATCAATTTTGGTGTCTTGTACTGGGAGGAGCCAGATGAGAGTGGGCATAACTTGGGGCCGGAGAGCCCGCTAATGGATGTAGTCATAGCAGACATCGATGAGAAGTTGGGATTCCTCAGGGAAAAGCTCAAAACCGCTGGCCTTTATGACAAAGTCAATCTCATTGTTACAAGTGATCATGGAATGGCACAGTTATCACATGATAAGATTATTGAGCTGGACACCTACGTCAGCCGTGATCTTTACACATGGATAGACAAGAGCCCTGTAGTTGGTATTTTGCCAAAAGAAG GTAAACTTGAAGAGGTCTACAGTTTGTTGAAGAATGCCAACCCTAACATGGTTGTTTATAAAAAGGAGGAGATCCCAGATCATTACCACTACAGACACAATGTCAGGATCATGCCTCTGATCATTGAGGCCAAAGAGGGCTGGACGGTCATGCAGAACAGAAACGCATCTTTTATGT TGGGAAACCATGGTTATAACAACAGCCTTCCCAGCATGCACCCTGTGTTTGTTGCCCGTGGTCCCGCTTTCCGCCGCGACTACACCAAAGCCTCCATGCGCTCCGTTGACCTCTATCCTCTCATGTGCAGCATTCTTGGTCTCAAGCCCTTGCCCAACAATGGCTCTTTGTCAAGTGTGCAGGATGTCTTAGTGGAGACGTCAACCCCAAAGCCAGTGGTCCCGCCCGTGCCCAGAGAGCCTTCCTACGCCTGGGCCGTGGGATCCATCCTCGGCGCTACCCTCGTGATTGGCTTTCTCTTCATCTATGTGCAACAGGTGACACAGCGGCAGCTACTGCCACTGCATCTGTCCAATAGTGAAATAACACAACCCTTACTGTAG
- the LOC132092594 gene encoding eukaryotic translation initiation factor 5-like, with protein MSVNVNRSVSDQFYRYKMPRIIAKVEGKGNGIKTVIVNMVDVAKALNRPPTYPTKFFGCELGAQTQFDAKNDRYIVNGSHEANKLQDMLDGFIRKFVLCPECDNPETDLHVNPKKQTIGNSCKACGYRGMLDTRHKLCTFILKNPPETDSGSVKKEKEKKNRKKDKENGSSGGEAGNHDDIDAPDAVDDDDDGDWAEETTEEAQRRRMEEISEHAKGLTLTEDLEKSLEERVNIFYNFVKEKRDSGAIDSADKEILAEAERLDVKAMGPLILSELLFDESIREQIKKYKRHFLRFCHNNKKAQKYLLGGFECLVKLHQTQLLPRVPIILKDLYDADMLEEDVILAWAEKVSKKYVSKELAKEIHAKAEPFVKWLKEAEEESEGSEEEEDEDDNVEVVYSSSARELKMETTKPVKSDHEEEDIDIDAI; from the exons atgtctgtcaatgtCAATCGCAGCGTGTCAGACCAGTTCTACCGCTATAAAATGCCCCGAATCATTGCTAAG GTGGAAGGCAAGGGGAATGGAATAAAGACCGTAATAGTCAACATGGTTGATGTTGCCAAGGCTCTTAATAGGCCTCCGACAT ATCCCACCAAATTCTTTGGTTGTGAGTTGGGAGCCCAAACCCAGTTTGATGCCAAGAATGACCGCTACATTGTCAATGGATCTCATGAGGCAAACAAACTGCAAGACATGCTAGATGGATTCATTCGCAAGTTTGTGCTGTGTCCTGAGTGTGACAATCCTGAAACTGATTTG CATGTTAATCCCAAGAAGCAGACCATTGGAAACTCCTGCAAGGCTTGTGGTTACCGAGGCATGTTGGACACCAGACACAAACTCTGCACCTTCATTCTCAAAAATCCACCAG AGACTGACAGTGGATCtgtgaaaaaagaaaaggaaaagaagaaTCGAAAGAAGGACAAAGAGAATGGCTCGAGTGGTGGAGAGGCTGGAAACCACGATGACATCGATGCCCCAGATGCTGTG gatgatgatgatgatggagacTGGGCTGAGGAGACCACAGAGGAGGCCCAGCGTCGCAGGATGGAGGAGATCAGCGAGCATGCCAAGGGTCTCACGCTCACTGAGGACTTGGAAAAATCACTGGAGGAGAGGGTCAACATATTTTACAACTTTGTGAAG GAAAAGAGGGACAGTGGCGCGATTGACTCTGCAGATAAAGAGATCTTGGCTGAGGCTGAAAGGCTGGATGTGAAGGCCATGGGTCCTCTGATCCTGAGCGAGCTGCTCTTTGATGAGAGCATCCGTGAACAGATCAAGAAGTACAAGCGTCACTTCCTCAGG TTCTGCCACAACAATAAGAAAGCCCAGAAATATCTTCTGGGTGGCTTTGAGTGCCTGGTGAAGCTGCATCAGACTCAGCTCTTACCCAGAGTCCCCATTATACTCAAAGACCTGTATGATGCAGATATGCTGGAGGAAGATGTCATACTCGCATGGGCTGAAAAG GTTTCTAAGAAGTACGTCTCCAAAGAGTTGGCTAAAGAGATTCATGCCAAGGCAGAGCCCTTTGTTAAATGGCTCAAGGAGGCAGAGGAGGAGAGTGAGGGCAGcgaggaagaggaagatgaggatGACAATGTTGAG GTGGTGTATTCCTCATCTGCCCGGGAGTTGAAAATGGAGACCACAAAACCCGTGAAGTCAGACCACGAGGAGGAGGACATTGATATTGATGCCATTTAA